In the genome of Oscillospiraceae bacterium, the window CGAGGAGCAACGTCCCTACCCCAATGCGCGCCAACATCATGGCAATGTTTGAGCCCAGGCCGCCAAGTCCTGCAATGGCAATGCGTGCCGCCTTTAATTTAGCCTGTACATCCGGGGCATTCCGCGCGTACATCATGCTCTCAAATTCGTTGCTGTGCATAGTAGCCATACTCATCCACCACCTACAAAATGCACAACTTCCAACTTGTCGCCATTGATAAGAACATCACTATCAAATGCACTCCGCGGCACAATGTGGCCGTTTTTCTCAACTGCCACACGCTGTAAGTCATAGCTTTCCCGCATTAAAAGTGCCGTAACCGACATGCCTTTATCAATGACAATTGATGTCCCATTGACCATAACCATATCAGTCATATAGCTTCACTGTCCCGCCACTCAGAATTGTGTTTGTCGTCCGCACTGCACACATTTTACCGCACATCGAACAAGAATATTTGTCTTTCGGCGGCGCACTTTCGTGATACTTTCGCGCTTTTTCCTTATCAATAGCGAGCTTGAACATCGTTTCCCAGTCGAGATTGCGACGCGCATCCGACATACGGTTATCAATATCGCGGGCATTGGGAATACCTTTGGCAATATCACCGGCGTGCGCGGCAATTTTCGAGGCTATAATCCCCTCACGCACATCATCAACATCAGGCAACCGCAGATGTTCGGCCGGCGTGACATAGCATAGAAAATCGACACCATTCGCCGCGGCAATTGCGCCACCGATGGCAGACGTGATATGGTCATAGCCCGGCG includes:
- the thiS gene encoding sulfur carrier protein ThiS, translating into MTDMVMVNGTSIVIDKGMSVTALLMRESYDLQRVAVEKNGHIVPRSAFDSDVLINGDKLEVVHFVGGG